The following coding sequences are from one Psychrobacter sp. AH5 window:
- the prmC gene encoding peptide chain release factor N(5)-glutamine methyltransferase, translated as MSAPQVEKKTIKQIKNDALQLSKALAVPTFWLTDWLLYVIDKPALSLLTEENYPLTDSELAQFNAGIEQMQQGTPLAYLTGSQAFWSLDFRVNKHTLIPRPDTEILVEQALDWIKAQAPDNSPKRLLDLGTGTGCIAISLAHELKPSNWQVVAVDLSTEALKVARHNAAANNTTVEFIKSSWYEQLSREADKRFDIIVSNPPYIDESDKHLQGLKAEPISALSAANKGLADIEHIVEQAPNYLQGAGLLAIEHGFEQGAAVRDLFNKAGFESVATVQDYGGNDRVTLGQLS; from the coding sequence AACTATAAAGCAGATCAAAAATGACGCCTTGCAGCTATCTAAAGCGCTAGCTGTACCGACATTTTGGCTGACTGATTGGCTATTATACGTTATCGATAAGCCTGCGCTATCTTTATTGACTGAGGAGAATTATCCGCTTACCGATAGCGAGCTTGCGCAGTTTAACGCTGGTATTGAACAGATGCAGCAAGGGACGCCGCTTGCTTATTTGACCGGAAGCCAAGCATTCTGGTCGCTTGATTTTAGGGTTAATAAGCATACTTTAATACCCAGACCGGATACCGAGATTTTGGTTGAGCAAGCGCTTGATTGGATAAAGGCGCAAGCACCTGATAATTCACCAAAACGCCTCCTTGATTTGGGTACGGGTACAGGCTGTATTGCTATTAGTTTGGCTCATGAGCTAAAACCGTCAAACTGGCAAGTGGTCGCCGTTGATCTGTCTACCGAGGCGCTAAAGGTTGCGCGTCATAATGCTGCGGCTAATAACACTACCGTTGAATTTATAAAGAGTAGCTGGTACGAGCAGCTATCGCGCGAGGCAGATAAGCGCTTTGATATTATCGTCTCCAATCCGCCTTATATCGATGAAAGTGATAAGCACTTGCAAGGGTTAAAAGCTGAGCCTATCAGCGCTTTGAGTGCAGCTAATAAAGGCTTAGCCGATATTGAACATATCGTCGAGCAAGCGCCTAATTATTTGCAAGGGGCTGGATTATTAGCGATTGAGCATGGCTTTGAGCAAGGCGCAGCGGTTAGAGATTTGTTTAATAAAGCAGGCTTTGAGTCGGTGGCGACAGTGCAAGATTATGGCGGTAATGATAGGGTCACTCTTGGTCAGCTTAGCTAA